GACGTGGCGCACCGGCTCCTCGCCTGCGCACGGATCATCCCCCGACGACCCGCGCTCCCCGCCCTCCGGACCAGGCCCCGACCCATATGCCGGAGGGAGCTGGGTGCTGCAGTGCTGTCCAGCCCGCATCGGGCTGTCGTTCAACCATCACGGCCAAAACTCACGAATTCAAGGCCTTTCACCCTCAAGGACGCCAAGACCGCGTCTTCGTTGCACGAGTTCACGAAGAATCCAGCTGGTGTTATCGGATCGAGACCTCCAGGTCACGCAACCAGGCCGCCACTGCCGCCGGGGTGGGGTGCTCGGCCAGCTGCGCGGCCAGCGACTTCGCGGACGCCCGGTAGGCCGGGTCGGCGAGCACCGTCTGGACCGCGTCGAGGATTCCGTCGCTCGAGTCGACCGCGATCCCGGCTTCCGCGGCCTGAATCTGCGCGGCTACTTCGAAATGATCAGTCGCCAGCGGCAAAACCACGAGCGGGACCCCGTGCGCGAGCGCGCCGAGAACGGTCGCCGAACCGCCGTGACAGACCACCGCGTCGACGGCGGGCAGCACCTGCGTCTGCGGCACGAACTGCTCGATCCGCACGTGGTCCGGTTGCTCGCCGAACCGGCCGACGTCGCCGTCCTTGCCGATCGTCACCACGACGTTCACCGGCTCGTCGCGCAGCGCGGCCACCATTGCTTCCAGCACACCGGGGCGCGCGTTGTGGGTGGTGCCGAGGGTGACGTAGACGGTCCGGGCATACGGCAGTCCGTCCAGAACCGCCGGGCGCGGGCCGGGCGTGGGCATTACGCCAGCGGGCTGGAGCGGCCAGCGCGTCGGGTACTCCCACGCGACGTCAGCCGGGAGCAATCCCTCCGGCCAGAAGTCCAGGTACGGCACGGCGTCGCGGGACGGCAACTCGTCGAGTCCTCGCTGGCGGACCAGGCCGTTCGCGACCTCCCAGGCCCGCTCCATCGTCGCGGCGGACTTCGGCGGGCCGATCGCGTGCATCGCGTACGGCACGCCGAGCAAGCCCGCGGCCAGCACGGCCGCGCGTTCGGCGAGGTTGGCGATGACGAGATCCGGCCGCCACTCGCGGACGAACTCGACCATGTCGTCGAGCCGCGCGGCCGCGCCGAGCCCGACCAGGTACTCGGCGACCAGGTGGGAGAGCCGCTCGTCCGGGGTCATCCCGGCCATCTCCTCGCGAGCCCGCTGCCACGTCGACGCCGCCGCGGCGGGATCGTTCGGCCGCCCCACCGACACCGCGCGCAGGCCGGTGTTTTCCAGGTACCGCACGGCTTCCGGACCGGTCACGAACGCGACCTCGTCCCCGCTTTCCTGTGCTGCGTGCGCGAGCGGAAGCATCGGCGCGAGATGGCTGTACCCGGCTCCGGAGGAGAACATCAGCCGCATCGCGCGAGCGTACTGACTGACCCGATCGGGCGTGACCAAGACGACCGCAAAATTACTGGTACCTCCGTACCAATTTCGTCATACTAGTACGCGTGTCCCAGTCTGCCCGCTCCGAAGGCCGCACCACGCTCGCCGACTACCGCGCCGCGCTGACCGCCCCTGGTTCGCGCGGCCCGGTGATCGCGTCGATCCTCGCCCGGCTCCCGATCGCGATGATCGGCATTTCCGCGCTCCTGTACGTGCAGCGCGAAACCGGCTCGTTCGCCGCGGCCGGACTGGTCTCGGCGACTTCGCTGGCCGGGGTCTCGGTGGGCGCGGTCGTGCAGGGCAGGCTGATCGACCAGTTCGGACCGAGCCGTCCGCTGCTGGTCGTCGCCGCCGTGTTCGCGCTGTCGATGGCTTCGCTCGCGGTCGCGATCGAGGCTCATCTGCCGACGTTCGTGCTGATCCCGCTGGCCGCCGCGACCGGGCTTGCGGAGCCGATGGTGGGCTCCGCGTCGCGGGCGCTGTGGACGAAAATCCTGCCGGAAGGACCGGCGCGCAACGCCGCGCTGTCCTACGAGGCGATCAGCATGGAGGTGTTCTTCATCCTCGGCCCCGGCATCGCGGGCCTGCTGATCACCGCACCGTGGGCGGGCACCGGCATGGTCGTCGGTTCGATCACGATGGTCACCGGCGCGGTGCTGTTCGCGCTGAACCCGACCGTGCGCGCGTGGGGTCCGGCCCCGAAGGCGAAGACGCCGCTGCTCGGCGCGCTGGCCAGCCCCGGAATGCGGACGCTCGCCGTGGCCGCGCTCGGTTTCGGCGTGGTGATCGGTTTCGTGGAGGTCGCCGTGCCCGCCGCCGCGACCGAATCCGGCCACCCTTCGCTCAGCGGACTGCTGCTGTCCGCGTGGTCGTTGAGTTCGGTGGCGTTCGGGGTGGCCTACAGCCTGCACCCCTGGCCGCGCCGGCTCGGCCTGCGCCTGCCGGTTCTGCTCGGCGGTTTCGGTGCTTTGGTCGCCCTGCTGGCGCTTCCGTCGAGCCTATGGGCCTTGGCGCTGCTGATGCTGCTGGCCGGCGCGATGATCACCCCGCAGTCGACGACCCATTCCGCGGCCATCGAGGTCGTCGCGCCGCGCGGCACCGCGGCCGAGGCCTTCGGGTGGGTCCTCACGGCGGTGACGCTGGGACTCGCGGCAGGCCAGTCGGCGAGCGGCTACCTGGTCGAGCATTCCGGGACAGCTTCGGCGTTCCTGGCTGCCGGGGCGGCTGGTGTCGCGCTGGCCGTGGTGGTGTGGCTGATGCGGGGGACCGTGCGGGCTGCTTCGCCGGTGGTTGCTGATCTTGTTGGGGCGGCGAACTAGGGGCCTCCGCTCCTTGCTTCTTGGCACGACCGCGCTTCTCGCCACCACCGCCGGTGGCCGGTCTGCTCCCTGCCGTTTGCCGCCACCGCCCGCGCGCGCCCGCTCGGCTCTCTGCCGTCTGCCACCACCGCCCGCGTCCACTTCGCTCCCTGCCTCTCGCTACCACCCCCCGTCTCCGCTCGACTCCCTGCCTTTTGCCACCACCGCCCGTGTCCATTTGCCGGCGTTTTCCCAGTTCAGCTGCCGCAGTCGCCGTTTTTGTCGGTGGTCGTCGCTACTTTGCGTGGCATGGATCTCACTTCCTTCGTCCGACCGCTAGCAGCCGCCGTGACCGCCGCCGCCCGCCTCCTCTCAAAGCAAGCCCGCCTGCGCCTGCGGGCCAACGCTGACGGCCTCGTCGTGTCCGGCAACGATCGCGACCTGGCCGTCCAGCTGTCCTGCCCCGCGACCACGCACCTCGACGGCGAAGTCGTAGTCCCAGCAGCGCCTTTCGCCGAAACGGTCCGCATGCTGGACGTCGACCAGGTCCGCTTGGTCGTGGAAGGAACCCGCCTCGCGATCCGGACAGACAGCGCCCGGTTCGCCCTGCCCCTGCTGGACCGCGACCTGCTCCACGATCCGTCCCCGCCACCCTTACTGTCCAAAGTAGACGGTTTGGCCTTGGAAGCGGCCTTGCGCACCGTCGCGGGCACCGCCGCGAAGGACGACCCGCTCCCGGTCTTCACCGGCGTACGAGTGCAGTCCATCGGCGGCGAACTCTGCCTGACTGCTTGCGACCGCTACCGCATGGCCGTAGCCCGTCTGCCGCTGCGAGAAGTCCGGGACCCCATCGACGTCCTGGTCCCAGCGACCCTCCTGACCGAAGCCGCCCGCCACGGCTCCGGCGCCATGGGACTGCACGCCGATGACCGCCACTTCGCCCTGAGCTGGCCCGGCGGCACGGTCACCACCGCGGTCCTGGACGCGGGCTTCCTGTCCGCGGACTCCATCCCGTCCAATGCGATCGACACGGAGGTCGAGGTAAGCGCCGACGAGCTGGCCGCCGCCATCCGCCGAGTCGGCGTCTACTCCGAAGACCGCCGAGTCCTGACCCTGGAAGTCGGCGACGCCCACCTCCGCCTGGCCAGCGCCCGGCAAGACACCGGAGAAGCAGAAGAACACCTGAAAGCAAACGTTTGCGGCGGCCGGACGTCCCCGTCCTTCCACGCCCGCTATCTGCTGGACGCTCTCGCCCCGTTCTCCGGAGAACGAGTCCGCCTGGCAATCCAGCCAGGGTTGCGGGCGTGCGTCCTGACCCCGGCCGACGAGGACGGACGGGAGGTGGCCTTGATGTACTACTTGATGCCAATGCTGCGCCGGTGACCAGTGCCAAGCGAACGCGGCGGCGAGGCAAGGTCGACGGCCAACTAGCGCATGCCGTTGCCAACTCGCGGCGGCTTGGCCGGGGTTGCGGGGAAGGCAGCGCGCGGCTGCCACCCTTCGCGGCTGCCACCCTTCGCGACGGCCGACCTCGAGCCTGCCGCTGAGCGGGTACCTCGCGGCCCGCACCCGTCGTCTGAGCGCGCCCGTTACCAGGCAACTCCCGGGCTTGCGGGCGGGAAAGCGCCCTCGCCAAGCCCGGGAAGGGCCGTCCTCAGGCAGCCGTCTCCGCTGCCACCGCGGCCTTGACCTCGTCGAACGTCGGGTTCACCAGCGCGGTCGACCCCAC
The nucleotide sequence above comes from Amycolatopsis sp. AA4. Encoded proteins:
- a CDS encoding glycosyltransferase; protein product: MRLMFSSGAGYSHLAPMLPLAHAAQESGDEVAFVTGPEAVRYLENTGLRAVSVGRPNDPAAAASTWQRAREEMAGMTPDERLSHLVAEYLVGLGAAARLDDMVEFVREWRPDLVIANLAERAAVLAAGLLGVPYAMHAIGPPKSAATMERAWEVANGLVRQRGLDELPSRDAVPYLDFWPEGLLPADVAWEYPTRWPLQPAGVMPTPGPRPAVLDGLPYARTVYVTLGTTHNARPGVLEAMVAALRDEPVNVVVTIGKDGDVGRFGEQPDHVRIEQFVPQTQVLPAVDAVVCHGGSATVLGALAHGVPLVVLPLATDHFEVAAQIQAAEAGIAVDSSDGILDAVQTVLADPAYRASAKSLAAQLAEHPTPAAVAAWLRDLEVSIR
- a CDS encoding MFS transporter; the protein is MSQSARSEGRTTLADYRAALTAPGSRGPVIASILARLPIAMIGISALLYVQRETGSFAAAGLVSATSLAGVSVGAVVQGRLIDQFGPSRPLLVVAAVFALSMASLAVAIEAHLPTFVLIPLAAATGLAEPMVGSASRALWTKILPEGPARNAALSYEAISMEVFFILGPGIAGLLITAPWAGTGMVVGSITMVTGAVLFALNPTVRAWGPAPKAKTPLLGALASPGMRTLAVAALGFGVVIGFVEVAVPAAATESGHPSLSGLLLSAWSLSSVAFGVAYSLHPWPRRLGLRLPVLLGGFGALVALLALPSSLWALALLMLLAGAMITPQSTTHSAAIEVVAPRGTAAEAFGWVLTAVTLGLAAGQSASGYLVEHSGTASAFLAAGAAGVALAVVVWLMRGTVRAASPVVADLVGAAN
- the dnaN gene encoding DNA polymerase III subunit beta, which translates into the protein MDLTSFVRPLAAAVTAAARLLSKQARLRLRANADGLVVSGNDRDLAVQLSCPATTHLDGEVVVPAAPFAETVRMLDVDQVRLVVEGTRLAIRTDSARFALPLLDRDLLHDPSPPPLLSKVDGLALEAALRTVAGTAAKDDPLPVFTGVRVQSIGGELCLTACDRYRMAVARLPLREVRDPIDVLVPATLLTEAARHGSGAMGLHADDRHFALSWPGGTVTTAVLDAGFLSADSIPSNAIDTEVEVSADELAAAIRRVGVYSEDRRVLTLEVGDAHLRLASARQDTGEAEEHLKANVCGGRTSPSFHARYLLDALAPFSGERVRLAIQPGLRACVLTPADEDGREVALMYYLMPMLRR